A window of Ranitomeya variabilis isolate aRanVar5 chromosome 2, aRanVar5.hap1, whole genome shotgun sequence contains these coding sequences:
- the MCM3 gene encoding DNA replication licensing factor MCM3 yields MAAPGAVEVDDQELREAQREYLDFLDDEEDQGIYQSKVRDMISDNQYRLIVNINDLRRKNEKRASQLMNKAFEGLIAFQRALKDFVASIDGTYAKQYEDFYIGLEGSFGAKHVTPRTLTSRFLGSMVCVEGIVTKCSLVRPKVVRSVHYCPATKKTIERKYTDMTSLDAFPSSAIYPTKDEENNPLETEFGLSLYKDHQTITIQEMPEKAPAGQLPRSVDIILDDDLVDKVKPGDRVQIIGTFRCLPSKKSGYTSGSFRTIMIACNVVQMSKEVSPVFSADDLAKIKKFSKNRSKDVFEQLSRSLAPSIHGHHFIKKAILCMLLGGVEKVLENGTRIRGDINVLLIGDPSVAKSQLLRYVLSTAPRAIPTTGRGSSGVGLTAAVTTDQETGERRLEAGAMVLADRGVVCIDEFDKMSDMDRTAIHEVMEQGRVTIAKAGIHARLNARCSVLAAANPVYGRYDQYKTPMENIGLQDSLLSRFDLLFIMLDQMDPEQDREISDHVLRMHRYRAAGEQDGDAMPLGSSVDILSTNDPNVSHEEQQELQIYEKHDSLLHGVKKKREKTISMEFMRKYIHVAKLFKPVLTAEAANYIAEEYTRLRSQDQMSSDVARTSPVTARSLETLIRLSTAHAKVRMSKTVQLQDAEAAVELVQYAYFKKVLEKEKKRRKRDEDTDTEEEEQQPTATERRTRKKRKTADGTEAESHDPYDFSDAEGETPDVHSPKAAPSKQSESSEKSGLSGDRLKDFKAALLDAFKSAHAQSITMPALMDSINKNNDAPFSSGEVKAALELMEDANHIMVSDNIVILI; encoded by the exons ATGGCGGCTCCCGGGGCTGTGGAGGTCGATGACCAGGAGCTGCGGGAGGCTCAGCGCGAATACCTGGATTTCCTGgacgatgag GAAGATCAGGGCATTTACCAGAGCAAAGTGCGGGACATGATCAGCGACAACCAATACCGGCTGATCGTGAACATCAATGATCTCCGCAGGAAGAACGAGAAGAGGGCGAGTCA GCTCATGAACAAGGCCTTCGAGGGACTGATCGCCTTCCAGAGAGCTCTGAAGGACTTTGTTGCTTCCATTGATGGCACTTATGCCAAACAGTACGAGGACTTCTATATCGGTCTGGAGGGAAGCTTTGGTGCGAAACACGTCACTCCCCGAACATTGACATCACGTTTCCTGGGCTCTATGGTCTGTGTGGAGGGCATTGTCACCAAGT GTTCTCTGGTTCGCCCTAAAGTGGTACGCAGCGTTCATTACTGTCCAGCAACAAAGAAGACGATTGAGCGGAAATATACAGACATGACAAGTCTGGATGCGTTTCCTTCCAGTGCCATCTATCCTACGAAG GATGAAGAGAATAATCCCCTGGAAACAGAGTTTGGCCTTTCTCTGTACAAGGACCACCAGACCATCACCATCCAGGAGATGCCGGAGAAGGCTCCTGCCGGTCAGCTGCCGCGCTCTGTGGATATCATCTTGGATGATGATTTGGTGGATAAGGTGAAGCCCGGGGACCGGGTGCAGATTATCGGGACCTTTCGCTGCCTTCCATCTAAGAAGAGTGGCTACACATCGGGCTCATTCAG GACGATAATGATCGCCTGCAACGTGGTGCAGATGAGTAAGGAGGTGTCTCCCGTCTTCTCAGCGGATGACCTGGCCAAAATCAAGAAGTTCAGCAAGAACCGCTCCAAG GATGTGTTTGAGCAACTCTCCCGCTCCTTGGCCCCCAGTATTCATGGACACCATTTCATCAAGAAGGCCATATTGTGCATGCTGCTCGGAGGGGTAGAGAAGGTTCTGGAAAACGGGACCAGGATCAGAGGAGACATCAACGTTCTCCTCATAG GCGACCCCTCTGTGGCAAAGTCTCAGCTCCTGCGGTACGTGCTGAGCACTGCCCCCCGTGCCATCCCCACCACTGGCAGAGGATCGTCAGGAGTGGGTCTAACTGCTGCAGTTACCACTGACCAAGAGACCG GGGAGAGAAGATTGGAGGCCGGGGCCATGGTCCTGGCTGATAGGGGTGTAGTCTGCATTGATGAGTTCGACAAGATGTCTGACATGGATCGTACGGCAATCCACGAGGTCATGGAGCAGGGTCGGGTCACTATTGCCAAAGCTGGCATCCACGCTAGGCTAAACGCACGCTGCAGTGTACTGGCCGCAGCCAACCCGGTCTATGGAAGG tATGATCAGTACAAAACTCCCATGGAGAACATTGGTCTTCAGGACTCGCTGCTGTCCCGTTTCGATCTCCTGTTCATTATGCTGGATCAGATGGATCCAGAGCAGGACCGGGAGATCTCAGACCACGTGCTCCGCATGCACCGCTACAGAGCTGCAGGGGAACAGGACGGAGATG CCATGCCCCTGGGTAGTTCTGTGGACATCCTCTCCACCAATGACCCCAACGTCAGCCACGAGGAGCAGCAGgaattgcagatttatgagaagcaCGACAGCCTCCTGCATGGAGTAAAGAAGAAGCG GGAGAAGACAATCAGCATGGAGTTCATGCGGAAGTACATACATGTGGCCAAGCTGTTCAAGCCGGTGCTGACCGCAGAAGCTGCAAATTACATTGCCGAGGAGTATACCCGCCTGAGGAGTCAGGACCAGATGAGCTCTGACGTGGCGCGG ACCTCCCCGGTGACTGCTCGTTCCCTGGAGACGCTGATCCGTCTGTCCACAGCTCATGCTAAGGTGCGGATGAGCAAAACTGTGCAGCTGCAGGATGCCGAGGCGGCGGTGGAACTTGTCCAGTACGCTTATTTCAAAAAG GTGCTGGAAAAGGAGAAGAAACGGAGGAAGCGTGATGAGGACACCGATACGGAGGAAGAAGAGCAGCAGCCGACAGCTACGGAGCGGAGGACCCGGAAGAAGAG GAAAACCGCAGATGGTACAGAAGCGGAATCGCACGACCCCTATGATTTCAGTGATGCAGAAGGCGAAACACCCGATG TTCATTCTCCTAAGGCAGCGCCGAGCAAACAATCCGAATCCTCAGAGAAGAGCGGACTGTCCGGGGACAG GTTGAAGGATTTCAAGGCCGCCCTATTAGACGCCTTCAAATCGGCCCATGCCCAGTCCATCACCATGCCGGCCCTCATGGACTCCATTAATAAGAACAATGACGCTCCCTTCTCTTCTGGGGAGGTGAAGGCTGCGCTGGAGCTGATGGAGGACGCCAATCATATAATGGTTTCCGACAACATTGTCATCCTAATCTAA
- the LOC143808738 gene encoding interleukin-17F-like produces the protein MKQARNWLQWQVVITFIALLLIPHPVDGAKNPNKKNKCFKNKKGVNFIQVRVDKPVNHQVDVSGIRSFPKRNIVPFEYKHIMNPKGYPERIVEVVCSKKCMGNEMNVEQIKRNILYLKREGDLLVLGEMIVTVGCTCVYPEVREQQKT, from the exons ATGAAGCAGGCGAGGAACTGGCTACAGTGGCAG GTCGTCATCACCTTTATAGCTCTGCTACTCATCCCCCATCCTGTAGACGGCGCGAAGAATCCCAATAAAAAGAACAAATGCTTCAAGAATAAGAAAGGAGTAAACTTCATCCAGGTGCGCGTGGACAAACCCGTCAACCATCAAGTAGATGTCAGTGGAATCAGAAGTTTCCCAAAAAGAAACATTGTGCCCTTTGAATATAA GCACATTATGAACCCCAAAGGGTATCCAGAGCGGATTGTGGAAGTCGTCTGCTCTAAGAAATGTATGGGCAATGAAATGAACGTGGAGCAGATTAAAAGGAACATTCTTTACCTGAAGAGAGAGGGCGACCTGCTGGTGCTGGGCGAGATGATAGTGACTGTGGGCTGCACGTGCGTCTACCCCGAAGTGAGGGAACAGCAGAAGACATGA